The Castanea sativa cultivar Marrone di Chiusa Pesio chromosome 4, ASM4071231v1 sequence GTGGAAGGAAACTTAAGTTcttattcaaaggcactgagaaaagaaatatctaggttaagggggagatgggacaacacgtgtacaaagtatcaaagagaggagtatttaaggggcaaCCTAGAACACAAAAGGgagacggactttttgtaacctaaaaagaaaagaaacaaagagagagataatataagaacaactctcggcttatgtccgaggaagctgatttactatattccttgttgtttccaagtatttgcaatctttagtttgtcatttaatcctcacacgcttctaaccagggtttcaagcccacactctacaaattcatattgtttaaggctcattgggcctgagcccataactgttcttgggaccaggtgcaattgtgcacttacattaaTCATTGctttttttactttcaaaaatacccctaatttaattaatttatcattaTTCCTGAAAATAAGAAATGAGGTTAAAACCGTAAATGGacaaaagttaaaagaaaaaaacctacCGGTTATTTACTCCCCGCTAGATAGTCAAAGGAAAAATTACTccacattaaaattaaaaaaaaaagatgtcaaGCTAAACTATCtcacatttcttttttaaactattacattatcaattttttttcttttcttttgggtgTATTACATTATCAATTTGGATTTGAATAAACACGCAAAAGgttctaattaaaataagaattatattctcttaaaaaaaaatcctatttattttttcaaattgtgatgaaggaaaaattatgatgctaaacccaaaaaaaaagtctcatcgcatGTGTAAAGCGCATGTGATGATACTAGTGTGTATATAAAATAGGGctcttattaataaaatatagataagatattttcataaaaattaaaaaaaaaaaaaagaagggataAGATCTAGATTCTTACATTAATGGATATGAATATTGTCTATTTCATTTTCATGAttacaatttaattttagtattgGAGCTAAACATATACACGGTATTTCGTCATTTGAATTTCATTCTAGTATCAATTAAGGAACAATAATTgactctcaaaaaataaaataaaataaaaaggaacaaTAATTCATCTTATACGTCGTAGCATCATATGCACCCCTCAATTCTTGGTATGAGTTTAACAATTCTTCAATTATCACTATCATAGAAAACAAAGCAATTAATTGTTAACGCGGCTCTAACAACTATTGAAATATCAATATcatagaaaatgaaagaaattaaaattcacAGACCAGTTGGCACTTGGCACTAAAATTTCTGTCTCTGTCTGTTGAGTGTCGTGTTGAATTGAAGATGGAAACATGCCATTACACCGTTTGTTTTAACATATACGTATTCAAGAAAAAGTGTTGTGTTTGGCATTGACTCTAttgaccttgaaaatgagctgaAAATATTTACCTTGGCTTCCTTTGTTTTGAAGCgttgtttttaaaaagaatttagcaacaaaaaaaaaaatctctaaatcaTACTTTTAATAAGCTTTGCGttgattaaatataattttccttTAACTAGTTTTTCTTGATACAGGAAAACACGGAAACATATCTTTGgataaaattttccattaaaacaaACAGTACACTTAAACATGAGTtcggaaaagaaaaaaaaaatcatattaacaGAAAATGATGCATTCAGTCAGTAAAACCAGAAGCTGCACAAAGACCCCAATATTTACTACACATGAAGGCAATGACTTGGTGCTCATGGTAACAGGCTAGTGCAAATTTGCTCGCCACCGAAAAGACTAAACAGACCCCAGCTTTCAATACAAAATCGGCATTGAGAAATAACAAAACTACCAAGTCCAGGAGGGGGTCAAACCTCTTGCAAAGATCCACTCTTCCGAGACCCAGTCCCAGTGACAGAACCAAAAATTGTATTTACAAAACACAGGCATATACAAAGAAAGGAAAGAtgatatacaaaaataaaaacaaaataaaaatgtttgcTTGCAGGATTGCATTCTTCTGCAGACAAACTTAATCAAAGCTTGATGAGCGGCTCCATCTCCCATGCAGATAGTCATCTAATGAGACACTTTGCTCACTGCCACTGCTAGAAAGTGAATCATCTTCCAAGTCTAGCAATGCCAAGTTAAGATAGGATTGGAGTTTGGTAGGAAATGCCTCCCCATCCAAGTCATCAACTTCTTCCGACGCGCAGGGTTGCTTTGCCCACCttgtcacttcctcatcaccTTGGAGAAGCTTCAAAACCTTTTGGTGAAGCAAAAAAACATGATCAGTAAATGATATAATTACTAGGAGTGGAAAGTTGTAGTATTGAGCTAACTTACAATACTGATTTGAGGCCGTAATCTAGGTGCAcgtttaatgcaaagggtagcaGCCAAAACCATTCTCTCAATCTGAACATGGTCATAGTCACTGCCCAAGCTTGGATCCAGCAATTTGGAAACCTCCCCACCCTTCAAAATTGGCTTTGCCTGGATATCATCATCAACCACATTAATTGAGATGAATCAAGACAGATACTGAGTTAAAGACAATCAATAAATAATTTCCAAGTTATAAAAAAGAGTTTGCTTCTCTAAAGACCACTGTTTGTTAAAAATGAATTCTTTTATATATCAGCGACTCAACCTATTGTGTTTCAAAAACAAAGTTGTTATTTCTTGTCTGGGTGTAAAGTTCAGAAACAAGATTAGCAGCCAATACTCCTGCAAATGGAGTTAAATTTCATAGAGATAAGAACTTACCCACATTACTAGGCTGTCCTTGCCATTAATTGGCTTTCTACCCGAAAGAAGCTCAAGAAGTACAACACCAAATGCGTAGACATCAATTTTGTCACTCATTTTGCCATGCATGAAGTATTCTGGAGCCAAGTAACTGCCACAGAAGCGAGTGTTAGCTGTATATTTAGAGGaactaagaaagagaaaataggaaCAAGAAATCAAATTACATACCCAAAGGTTCCTGCAACATCAGTGCAAGTAACATGGGATGATGTCGAAGCCCAACCAGCAAGTCCAAAATCTGACAGCTGAAGTAGTATGACGAAAGGTAATGAGCATAAATAGCTTCTTATAATGTAGCAGAAAAAATTTAAACAGTTAAATTCGGTACCTGTGGCTCAAAATCATCAGAAAGAAGGATGTTCGAGGATTTCACATCCCTGTGGATCACAGGTTCCGCACAGCCGTTGTGTAAAAATTCCAACGCCTCAGCTACACCCACAGCCACATTATATCTTTCTTGCCAACCAAATGCTTTCCCATCCTTCTTATTACCTTATTCAGAAAGCACACACTatgagcttaaaaaaaaatggagaatataatgtaaattttttctCTGATTCAAGCAGATAGATACACTAAAAGAAAAGTTTACCATGAAGGTTCTCTTCTAGGCTTCCTCTTGAAAGAAAATCATAGACTAGGAGTAAATTGTTATCCTCAAAACAGAACCCAAATAGAGAGATTATGTTCTTGTGATGTAAAGTTGTAATAATGTCGATTTCCTGAATAAAATCTTTAACCACATCTTCAGATGGCTTCAAGATTTTGACCGCCAATTCCTTGCCATCTGGAAGACACCCTTTGTAAACATTACTACTACCACCCTTACCAACCATATTCTCTGGAgacaaaaaatgaaactttattAGAAACATTCCAAAACTTGAAACCAGGGCCCATAAAATTAAGGAAAGCAAACAAACCAGGCTTGAAATTGGAGGTTGCCAACAGAAGCTCCCGGTAATTAAACAACCTGCAGGTGGATGAGTATTTCTCATGTAAACCCAACAATTCTTTAGGAAGGTTACCCAAAGCATTGCAAGGGGAAAGAGGACACACAGCGGAAGATTCAAATGGCACAATTGCACCAGTCTCTCCATCAAGTGAGGAACAACGTTCATCATCCTTATCAAGATTACTCTGCTTCTGGTCAGGATAGACCACAGCGGAAGAATGCCAGCTTGGTAATCTCAATACCCACTGAAACACGGATGTCTTTTTCACAGGTTTCTCCACATATTGTTGGTTGGGTAGAAACACCCGTCGAAGAATCGACCACCCAGATTTCAACTCCAGTGGTTCATCTAGAATCACAACGGAACTTGAACTCTCAACCGCCTCAGCTGATTGGTATGGTACCATAGCCAACGAATTGACTTCACCATCATCCCCATCCCCAGTCAACTCTTCCGCAGATTGGGTCCCACAATTATCCCGCAACACTGCATCCAGCGTACAACTCGAGCAATTCTTCTTCAGTGTTGTCATCTTCCTCAAACCCGAGCTAAATTCTTCCTGACTCTGATGACCCTTATCCAAATTCACTCTCCCTGCAGCATCACTCACATTATTTGGAAAGAACTTCCACATTTTTACCTAATTACTTATGAGAAAAGTAACCATAATACTTgtaccaacaacaacaacaacaaaactaaATCCCACATCAAATTTCTAATAGAAAGATATATGAGCATTAATCCTGAATCAAAATAGTAACATCTAAAATCAAAGTATTTGAAGAACAATTGCCAATATGGACATTTTACCGTACCTAACCCCCCACCCCAACTACCAAATCATCGCAACacataaatagaaaataaaaagtgtacTATGAACTCAGGGATATACCGGCGTTTTTGGCCAATCTGTGGAACCAAACTTTGCCATTGTGGACGGCGTAAATGGAAAAGTTCCTCGGCAATTTGGAGGCGCAATACTTGGCAAGGGAGGCCGACGGCCGGATTCCAAGCCGGGATTTAGAAACTCCCACAATGAGTGTCGCCTCACCGTGAGATTTCGCTTCCCGAACTAGAATTTTCCGGGTCTTTAAGCCCTTAATCAACTTCAACTTCAAATCAACCTAAACGAACAAAAGCAAGTCCGTTTGgttactaagaaaaaaaaaaaaaccaaaactcgAATTGCAGACAAAAACAGAGAAATTGGAAAGCACCTCTCTCAATTTGCAGACGATTTCATATACAGAAAGCATGGAATTAAACTGGTTCGCAAGCGAGAGAAACGCAGAAGTGCTCTctacaaaaccaaaaaccagAGAAAAAACCCATGAATTTCTCGCTAGTTACAGTCATACCCATTTCACAGAAATGCTAGAAAAAACAACACAGACCAGTGGGGGTGTCGATGACGTGAAGGGCAATGACACGGTCACCGGACTGTGCAACATTGCAAAGTGCCCACGTCAGCAATGTTCGGCTGGCCGAGTCTAACTCCACCCCCACAACCACCGTGCGAGGTTGACCCTCACCGTCACCCTCGCCGCCATCTTCTAACCCCATCTTTCAGCAAAGTCTCTCTTCTCTGTGTGTGTTTTGTccgttttggttttggtttttggttttgggtttggtgcttttcttacctttcttttttttttttacttttgggtTTCTGGGGCagcgagagagaaagagagtgaaaaaacAAAGAGCATATAATATATGTATTGGGAATTGCGCGAGAAATGGGAATCTTTCAAGAACAATGAGGAATGGAGGAAAACTGTCTGGGTTGTGGACTAAGTTGTGCGGGGGAGAGGGGGGCAATAATCCCTTGTAAACCGTTTTCTTTTGACCTATCGTGTGTGTGACCCTCTTTTTTATTGGCTGATTTGGATCGTTGgattcattgatttttttttttttttttgagagatataTAATTGGAGAATGCTGAAGAATAGCTTTGGGAGTTGTCAAAGGACAATGTGGTTTGGTTTGTCACCAAGACAAAGACAACAAGGAAGGTTTAAAAGCGGATATAGAATACAATCAGGTTGTCTTCCTGTGCCAGCTTTACTATTGAGCTAATTCCACTCATACTTGGGTGTCCGTGTTTCacttgactcttttttttttctttctattttcttttttttttgtggagaaaattacattttaagcCTCTAAATTGTACCAATTTTATACTTACCTTATTCAAATGCACACTTACTCCCTAGACTATTACCCATATAACGCTTGCCTTATAAACTATGAGAATGCATATTTATCTCCCTAAATTATTACATGTGTAATACTTTACATCACATTTTTCATGGGTAATTATTTAGAGAAGTGTGTGTATTCTCATAGTTTAGAGGTATAATTTACCCGGATAAAggtaaaatataatataatttagggAGTAAAGTGTGCATTCTCATAGTTTATAGGGTAAGTGTAAAATGAGGTATAGTTTAGGGGTTAAATTAAATGAAAGCCAAATTCAAGCAAgcaacacactttttttttaatgattcaatAAGGTCATATAACTAGAAAGATAggaattataaatataaaaaagactaTAAAAGGCAAGGAATAAAGAACAtacattttgtgtgtgtgtgtgtgtgcatgagTGTCTTTtattctactatttataggGTTTCACTTATTTGAGATCTTCATTTTCTATGCCTAAAATATCCTCAAATTCACTTTAATTAATAGGgttagatataaaaaaaaaattttaatttaaaaaactcctaaattttagctaaattaaaaaaatttaaaaaaaaaataaaaaccgttttcttctctctcatgTTAATCTCTGTTTCACGttagtctctctctctaataacCCCTTATCAATATCCCTTAAAATTATGCACTTCCACCTCTGCTTATTCCTTTTgaacaaatcaaacacaaataaatgtCTCTTCCTCCtatttaatctttaaaaaataaaaaccactcattttctctctcaaaggAAGGAGTAGCCCTTTTCTACAAAGTAATTCACAtagtgttgtttcttttttttttaatttttttattgctcatataattttgatttatttgttatggaaattgtaagaaaagaattttaaataataaacattgtataaaactatttttagggTTATTTGATCCATTGCAGTTGTCGTATATCTACTTTTATGGAGGCAAAAGTAAGGAACTGGGGACCTAATGAGATTGAAGCCAGACAATAAAAAAGATTCAATAAATGGCATCTTTTTCTTAccttatatgttttttttttcttttaattctttcttttttctcccttttcaATTCtccttaaattattatttttggtatatgAGTGAGTTACATGTGTGAAtagattttcttttcattttttttttctttctttttctagtttTGTAACTGTGAACCATAGAATTTTGGGttaaaaagtgtaattttacaCTTTCTTTTATTGCAATCGATCCGTCTATGATGATAGGTTCTAGAATGGAAGTAGTGGAAATAGGAGAGATAAAGTAGGATGAAATTCCAATGAAGAACAAGGTCATGAGTCAATTCTTAGTATTTGTAGGAAAATgtgaaagctaaaaaaaaataaaaaacctcatGGCAAGCATGAAGcacatgtgatgaggctagtatatagTTATAGCGTTATTTTAGGAATATAACAAATTCCACACTTATTTTTACAACTAATTGTCTGTCACTTTCATATGAATAtacctctttatttttttaccatttataatCAGTCACATCATATAATTATGAAAATGAGTGTAATCTATGTGGAATTGGTTgatattctataatttttcataGCTATACTTAAAAATTTACCTCAAAATagttttagccttttttttttctttttatcgaAGTTCTATGTTTGTTACTCCCCTTATCTCCTTTAGTTGACTctgtgaggatacttccccaattaatcggatttatccgctttggggagccagtccctcacggtttatcggctcgtccccgagtgcaggcaggattttcacctcgACCAAGGACTGGCCTTGTAAtcgcaggcttgacaccaagtcccacatcggttagagttccctcccacacatggtttataagcttctggagcaaGCATGTGTGTACCACCACTACAGCAACCATGTGTGTACCACCACTACACATGTAGTGGTGGTACACACATGGTTACTCCAGAAActtataaaccatgtgtggAAGAGAACTCTAACtgatgtgggacttggtgtcaagcctgcgaTTACAAGGCCAGTCCTTGGTcgaggtgaaaatcctgcctgcactcggggacgagccgataaaccgtgagggactggctccccaaagcggataaatccgattaattgg is a genomic window containing:
- the LOC142632204 gene encoding protein kinase STUNTED is translated as MGLEDGGEGDGEGQPRTVVVGVELDSASRTLLTWALCNVAQSGDRVIALHVIDTPTESTSAFLSLANQFNSMLSVYEIVCKLREVDLKLKLIKGLKTRKILVREAKSHGEATLIVGVSKSRLGIRPSASLAKYCASKLPRNFSIYAVHNGKVWFHRLAKNAGRVNLDKGHQSQEEFSSGLRKMTTLKKNCSSCTLDAVLRDNCGTQSAEELTGDGDDGEVNSLAMVPYQSAEAVESSSSVVILDEPLELKSGWSILRRVFLPNQQYVEKPVKKTSVFQWVLRLPSWHSSAVVYPDQKQSNLDKDDERCSSLDGETGAIVPFESSAVCPLSPCNALGNLPKELLGLHEKYSSTCRLFNYRELLLATSNFKPENMVGKGGSSNVYKGCLPDGKELAVKILKPSEDVVKDFIQEIDIITTLHHKNIISLFGFCFEDNNLLLVYDFLSRGSLEENLHGNKKDGKAFGWQERYNVAVGVAEALEFLHNGCAEPVIHRDVKSSNILLSDDFEPQLSDFGLAGWASTSSHVTCTDVAGTFGYLAPEYFMHGKMSDKIDVYAFGVVLLELLSGRKPINGKDSLVMWAKPILKGGEVSKLLDPSLGSDYDHVQIERMVLAATLCIKRAPRLRPQISIVLKLLQGDEEVTRWAKQPCASEEVDDLDGEAFPTKLQSYLNLALLDLEDDSLSSSGSEQSVSLDDYLHGRWSRSSSFD